The following proteins are encoded in a genomic region of Dyadobacter sp. UC 10:
- the trpB gene encoding tryptophan synthase subunit beta, translating to MEETIEKKTYQVDSNGYYGSFGGAFIPEMLYPNVEELQENYLQIIHDPSFQKAYNDLLRNYVGRPTPLYRANRLSEKYNTNIFLKREDLCHTGAHKVNNTIGQILMAQRLGKKRIVAETGAGQHGVATATVCALMDLECIVYMGELDIERQAPNVARMKMLGAEVRPATCGSRTLKDATNEAMRHWINNPVDTHYIIGSVVGPHPYPDMVARFQSIISEEIKWQLLEQTGKENPDYVIACVGGGSNAAGAFYHYLSEEDVKLVAVEAAGLGLASGHSAATTALGKPGVLHGSRTILMQTEDGQVVEPFSISAGLDYPGIGPQHAYLFDSGRGMFLSATDEEAVQAAFELTRLEGIIPALESSHALAILGRLGAAANETVVLNLSGRGDKDMGTYMKYID from the coding sequence ATGGAAGAAACAATAGAAAAGAAGACTTATCAGGTAGATTCCAATGGATATTACGGAAGTTTTGGAGGCGCGTTCATCCCTGAAATGCTGTATCCGAACGTAGAGGAGTTGCAGGAAAATTACTTACAGATCATTCACGATCCTTCTTTTCAAAAAGCGTATAATGACCTGCTTCGCAATTATGTAGGCCGGCCAACGCCGCTTTATCGCGCAAACCGCCTCTCTGAGAAATACAATACCAATATCTTTTTAAAGAGGGAGGATCTTTGTCACACCGGCGCACACAAGGTGAATAATACCATCGGACAGATTCTGATGGCGCAGCGACTGGGCAAAAAACGCATTGTGGCTGAAACAGGAGCCGGCCAGCATGGAGTTGCTACTGCTACCGTTTGTGCTTTGATGGACCTGGAATGTATTGTTTACATGGGCGAACTGGATATCGAGCGGCAAGCTCCCAACGTAGCCCGGATGAAAATGCTTGGTGCGGAAGTACGACCGGCAACGTGCGGGTCCCGGACTTTGAAAGACGCGACCAATGAGGCAATGCGCCACTGGATCAATAATCCCGTCGATACGCATTACATTATCGGCTCTGTGGTAGGTCCGCACCCTTATCCGGATATGGTTGCCAGATTTCAGTCTATTATTTCAGAGGAGATTAAATGGCAGCTTCTTGAACAAACCGGAAAAGAAAATCCTGACTATGTAATTGCCTGTGTAGGCGGCGGAAGCAATGCGGCAGGTGCATTTTACCACTACCTCAGCGAGGAAGATGTGAAATTGGTCGCAGTGGAGGCTGCCGGCCTGGGACTGGCTTCAGGACATTCTGCTGCTACTACTGCATTGGGCAAACCTGGCGTATTGCACGGTAGCCGGACCATTTTAATGCAAACCGAAGACGGACAGGTTGTTGAACCCTTTTCAATATCTGCCGGACTGGATTATCCTGGCATTGGTCCGCAGCACGCTTATCTTTTCGATAGTGGACGGGGAATGTTTTTATCGGCTACGGACGAAGAAGCAGTTCAGGCTGCATTTGAACTAACCCGCCTGGAAGGTATCATTCCCGCATTGGAATCGTCTCACGCGTTGGCTATTCTGGGCCGGCTGGGCGCTGCGGCGAACGAAACTGTGGTGCTTAATTTGTCGGGCAGGGGAGACAAGGATATGGGCACTTACATGAAATACATCGATTGA
- the trpD gene encoding anthranilate phosphoribosyltransferase, with the protein MKNILSHLFDYKILTKEQAKDVLIGISTGKYSTSEIASFLTIYAMRSITVEELEGFRDAMLELCLSMDLSAYDPIDVCGTGGDGKDTFNISTLSCFVVAGTGQKVAKHGNHGVSSLCGSSTVLEYLGAQFTNEKDILERKIEEAGVCFLHAPLFHPAMKNVAPVRRELGIKTFFNMLGPMVNPVSPKKQLVGVFSLELARLFAYLYQQTDKKFLVLHALDGYDEVSLTGPFKIITAHSEQILSPSDLGLQTLRAQDLAGGHTVKESADIFMNVLNDTCTASQKQAVLANAALALHCANPELPILDAVEAARESLESKKALYSFKKLVEA; encoded by the coding sequence ATGAAAAATATTCTCAGTCATCTTTTTGATTACAAAATCCTAACCAAGGAGCAAGCGAAGGATGTTTTAATAGGGATCAGCACCGGAAAATACTCCACTTCGGAGATCGCTTCGTTTCTGACTATTTACGCGATGCGCAGCATTACCGTGGAAGAACTGGAAGGATTCAGGGACGCAATGCTGGAATTATGCCTTTCAATGGATCTTTCAGCTTATGATCCTATTGATGTTTGCGGTACCGGAGGCGACGGAAAGGATACTTTTAATATTTCCACCTTGTCGTGTTTCGTAGTCGCTGGAACTGGCCAAAAAGTGGCGAAACATGGTAATCACGGCGTCTCTTCCCTATGTGGGTCTTCAACTGTTCTGGAATACCTTGGCGCGCAGTTCACAAATGAAAAGGATATTCTGGAAAGGAAGATAGAGGAGGCCGGTGTTTGCTTTTTGCACGCGCCACTTTTTCACCCTGCTATGAAGAATGTAGCCCCTGTGCGTCGCGAGCTAGGCATTAAAACTTTCTTTAACATGCTCGGTCCGATGGTCAATCCGGTATCTCCCAAAAAACAGCTTGTAGGCGTATTCAGTCTTGAATTAGCGCGCCTTTTTGCATATCTTTACCAACAAACGGATAAGAAATTCTTGGTTCTTCACGCGTTAGACGGTTACGACGAAGTGTCATTAACAGGCCCTTTTAAAATCATTACAGCTCACTCCGAGCAAATACTTTCTCCCTCTGATTTAGGGCTTCAAACCCTACGCGCTCAGGATCTGGCTGGCGGCCATACTGTGAAAGAGTCTGCTGATATTTTCATGAATGTCTTAAACGATACCTGTACTGCATCGCAAAAGCAGGCTGTCCTGGCTAATGCGGCATTGGCTCTGCATTGCGCGAATCCGGAGCTGCCAATACTGGATGCTGTCGAGGCGGCCCGTGAATCTTTGGAGAGCAAAAAGGCGTTATATAGTTTCAAAAAACTGGTGGAAGCATAA
- a CDS encoding anthranilate synthase component II produces MKILVLDNYDSFTYNLVYILRELNDQVDIFRNDKISLEEVSRYDKILLSPGPGIPSEAGIMHELVREYGPSKSILGICLGHQGIGEVYGATLENMTDVLHGISDTAIVTDPEERIFKGIPGEFKVGRYHSWTVIPESFTPDLTITALDEKGRVMGLSHKKYDVKGLQFHPESVLTEHGKTMLENWLKI; encoded by the coding sequence ATGAAAATTCTAGTCCTCGATAATTACGATTCTTTCACTTATAATCTCGTTTATATCCTGCGCGAGTTGAACGACCAGGTTGATATTTTCCGAAACGATAAGATCAGTCTGGAAGAAGTGTCCCGATATGACAAGATCCTGCTCTCGCCAGGCCCGGGGATTCCGTCGGAGGCCGGGATCATGCATGAATTGGTACGTGAATATGGTCCAAGCAAAAGCATCCTTGGCATTTGTCTCGGCCACCAGGGAATAGGCGAGGTTTATGGCGCTACGCTGGAAAATATGACGGACGTACTCCACGGTATCAGCGATACTGCGATTGTGACAGATCCCGAAGAACGGATTTTTAAGGGCATTCCCGGCGAATTTAAAGTTGGCAGATACCATTCCTGGACAGTCATTCCGGAATCTTTTACACCGGATTTAACCATTACCGCATTAGACGAAAAGGGTAGGGTTATGGGTTTGTCTCACAAAAAATACGATGTAAAAGGGCTCCAATTTCATCCTGAGTCTGTTTTGACAGAACATGGGAAAACGATGTTGGAAAACTGGCTTAAAATCTAA
- a CDS encoding Dabb family protein, whose translation MLLFGSTVFVSAQTTASKKMLRHVVLFKFKDSATPAQVKEVEDAFRALPSKIKEIKGLEWGTNNSPEGLSQGFTHVFFVTFDSEAGREVYLPHPDHKAFGKVLGPHLDKVLVVDYWTKE comes from the coding sequence ATGCTCCTTTTTGGATCTACAGTATTTGTTTCAGCCCAAACCACAGCTTCTAAAAAAATGCTTCGTCACGTTGTACTTTTTAAATTCAAAGATTCGGCAACGCCGGCACAGGTTAAGGAAGTGGAAGACGCTTTCCGCGCACTTCCATCCAAGATCAAGGAAATCAAAGGATTGGAATGGGGTACTAATAACAGCCCCGAAGGCTTATCCCAGGGTTTTACGCACGTATTTTTCGTGACCTTCGATAGCGAAGCCGGTCGCGAAGTGTACCTGCCTCACCCGGATCACAAAGCTTTTGGAAAAGTGCTGGGGCCTCATCTTGACAAAGTATTGGTTGTAGATTACTGGACTAAAGAATGA
- the trpC gene encoding indole-3-glycerol phosphate synthase TrpC: protein MNILEKIVARKKEEIFESKKEKSFADLEKGTYFDKPTISLAKALKTASTPQVISEFKRKSPSKGIINDQVRPEIVTRDYANAGAVGLSVLTDRYFFGGSFDDFLRAREANPGIPMLRKDFIVDEYQLFEAKAIGADVILLIAACLTPREVISLSRKARELGLDVLLEVHNQQELEESIGDAIDIIGVNNRNLKTFETSIDTSIALSEQIPDSFVKISESGLKDAETIIRLFQNGYKGFLIGETFMKTVNPGTALADLQNNLTQHKNLNSLIL from the coding sequence ATGAATATATTAGAAAAAATCGTTGCCAGAAAGAAAGAGGAAATCTTCGAATCGAAGAAGGAAAAATCGTTTGCCGATCTTGAAAAGGGGACTTATTTTGACAAGCCTACTATTTCTCTGGCAAAAGCATTAAAAACAGCCTCTACTCCGCAGGTCATTTCTGAATTCAAACGAAAATCACCTTCAAAGGGCATTATCAATGACCAGGTTAGGCCGGAAATCGTAACTAGGGATTATGCAAATGCAGGGGCTGTCGGTTTGTCTGTATTGACTGACCGGTATTTTTTTGGCGGATCTTTTGATGATTTTTTGAGGGCCCGGGAAGCGAATCCAGGCATTCCTATGCTGCGAAAGGATTTTATCGTCGATGAGTATCAACTCTTCGAAGCAAAAGCGATAGGGGCAGATGTAATTCTTTTAATAGCCGCTTGCTTGACGCCCCGGGAAGTAATCAGTTTGAGCAGAAAAGCACGTGAACTCGGCCTGGACGTTCTGTTGGAAGTACATAACCAGCAGGAGCTTGAAGAAAGTATCGGTGACGCTATCGATATTATTGGGGTCAATAACCGGAATCTTAAGACTTTTGAGACTTCAATAGATACTTCCATCGCATTAAGCGAACAGATCCCCGATTCCTTTGTTAAAATATCAGAAAGCGGTTTGAAAGATGCTGAAACTATTATCCGGCTTTTTCAAAATGGTTACAAAGGCTTTTTGATTGGTGAAACTTTTATGAAAACTGTAAATCCTGGAACCGCACTTGCAGATTTGCAAAACAACTTAACTCAACATAAGAATTTAAATTCCCTGATTCTATGA
- a CDS encoding anthranilate synthase component I family protein has translation MTSLKKTFAITTHYKKLLADTLTPVSIYLKLRDKFVNTVLLESSDYHGNENSFTYICCDPVASFKLNSGEVTQQFPDGTSTSHKLLNPKDAVQALYGFAQSFISERSSFPFITNGLFGHMTYDAVTYFEDIVIQPPSPETAIDQIFYQVYRYVIAINHFKNELYIFEHRYGTENDKTGIEQIEILIKNRNFPKYGFHTISEETSNVTDDEMRSVIQRGIDHCLRGDVFQIVPSRRFSRSFQGDEFNVYRALRSINPSPYLFYFDYGSYKIFGSSPEKQIFIKKGQAEIHPIAGTFKRTGDDLADAEAAQQLLNDPKETAEHVMLVDLARNDLSRSCDEVRVTNYKEVQYYSHVIHLVSKVVGKMKKDVNPLQLVADTFPAGTLSGAPKHNAMKLIDQMESSNRSIYGGAIGFMDFNGDFNHAIAIRTFLSKDNNLFFRAGMGVVAKSDVESELQEINNKLAALRQAIKVAEEI, from the coding sequence ATGACATCCCTAAAAAAAACCTTTGCGATAACTACCCACTACAAGAAGCTACTGGCAGACACCCTGACTCCTGTCTCCATTTATTTAAAACTGAGAGATAAATTTGTGAATACAGTATTGCTGGAAAGCTCTGACTACCATGGCAACGAGAACTCTTTCACCTATATATGCTGCGATCCCGTGGCTTCATTTAAACTTAACTCGGGTGAGGTAACACAACAATTTCCAGACGGAACTTCTACCAGCCACAAGCTTCTAAACCCAAAAGACGCAGTTCAGGCACTTTACGGTTTCGCACAAAGCTTTATATCTGAAAGATCATCATTCCCCTTTATCACAAATGGCCTTTTTGGCCACATGACATATGATGCCGTTACATATTTTGAGGATATTGTAATTCAACCTCCAAGTCCAGAAACTGCCATAGACCAAATTTTTTACCAGGTTTACCGATATGTTATAGCGATCAACCATTTCAAAAATGAGCTTTATATTTTTGAACACCGGTACGGAACAGAAAACGATAAAACAGGTATTGAACAGATCGAGATACTTATAAAGAATCGGAATTTTCCAAAATATGGCTTTCATACCATATCAGAGGAGACATCTAATGTAACCGATGACGAAATGCGCTCGGTAATTCAGCGTGGAATCGATCATTGTCTTAGAGGCGACGTATTTCAAATAGTCCCATCCAGACGTTTCAGCCGCTCGTTTCAAGGCGATGAATTCAATGTGTACAGAGCGCTGAGATCAATTAATCCTTCGCCTTATTTGTTCTACTTCGATTACGGAAGTTACAAAATCTTCGGTTCTTCCCCGGAAAAGCAAATATTCATAAAAAAAGGCCAGGCTGAAATCCATCCTATTGCAGGAACATTCAAGCGGACTGGCGATGATTTAGCCGATGCAGAAGCCGCACAGCAACTATTAAACGATCCAAAGGAAACCGCAGAGCATGTCATGCTGGTTGATTTGGCCAGAAATGACCTAAGCAGAAGCTGCGACGAAGTGAGAGTAACTAATTATAAAGAAGTTCAATACTATTCACACGTGATCCACCTAGTTTCTAAGGTTGTAGGTAAGATGAAAAAAGATGTAAATCCCCTGCAACTAGTGGCTGATACCTTTCCAGCGGGGACATTGTCCGGAGCACCCAAACATAATGCTATGAAACTGATTGACCAGATGGAGTCCAGCAACAGGAGTATTTATGGAGGTGCTATCGGTTTCATGGATTTTAATGGAGATTTTAATCACGCCATTGCAATCAGAACGTTTTTGAGCAAGGATAATAACCTGTTTTTCAGAGCTGGGATGGGCGTAGTTGCCAAATCAGACGTAGAGAGTGAGTTACAGGAAATCAATAACAAGCTTGCCGCATTGAGGCAGGCAATCAAGGTAGCAGAAGAAATTTAA
- a CDS encoding porin family protein has product MKIRFLLIALLICGSQPLFAQLKLDVEGGLVFGTNYNKVRIPNTGGTTVNLADDLSIDPKVFYRIRAGYLFGKRHNVSLLYAPLSVTYHGNFQKDINFNNVNFVAGQPLKVHYKFNSYRLTYRYDIVSRARWLVGLGLTAKIRDADVRFKSESKDTHFDNLGFVPLVNFYTAYKPSYHWSLILEGDALASKYGRAEDIFAGVAYQANNKIGIKLGYRVVEGGADVDDVYNFNWINYASAGLLLTL; this is encoded by the coding sequence ATGAAAATACGATTCCTTTTGATCGCGCTGCTGATATGCGGTTCCCAGCCACTATTCGCACAGCTGAAACTGGACGTTGAGGGAGGGCTTGTTTTTGGCACCAACTACAACAAAGTCAGAATACCTAATACCGGCGGGACTACCGTGAATCTGGCAGATGATTTAAGTATTGATCCAAAAGTATTTTACCGGATCAGGGCGGGATATTTATTTGGGAAAAGGCACAATGTATCTTTGCTATACGCGCCGCTTTCAGTTACCTATCATGGTAATTTTCAGAAAGATATCAATTTCAATAATGTCAACTTCGTGGCTGGCCAGCCGCTGAAAGTGCATTATAAATTCAATTCATACAGGCTCACCTACCGCTACGACATTGTGTCCCGCGCACGCTGGCTGGTAGGGCTGGGGTTAACTGCGAAGATCAGGGACGCAGATGTTCGTTTTAAGAGCGAATCAAAGGATACGCATTTCGATAACCTGGGTTTTGTGCCGCTGGTTAATTTTTATACTGCTTATAAACCTTCCTACCACTGGTCCCTTATTCTGGAAGGCGATGCGCTGGCTTCCAAATATGGCCGCGCCGAGGACATTTTCGCGGGCGTAGCTTATCAGGCAAATAACAAGATCGGCATTAAACTGGGCTACCGGGTAGTGGAGGGAGGAGCTGATGTTGACGACGTTTACAATTTCAACTGGATCAATTACGCTTCCGCCGGGCTATTACTTACGCTGTAA
- a CDS encoding phosphoribosylanthranilate isomerase, giving the protein MKIKVCGLRQQSNIEEVVALKPNFIGFIFYEKSPRFAGEELSEEYIRSIPQSIKKVGVFVNASPGHILNMVKKYDLQYAQLHGNEMPDICRSIRQKGVSVIKAFSINEQFNFAMLNNYKSFCDLFLFDSAGANPGGNGTSFDWNLLKKYDNEKPFFLSGGIGMDNIEEIIELSKTLPVYGIDVNSKFEIEPGIKDVAKLGELFNLIRIKEKEEAEA; this is encoded by the coding sequence ATGAAAATTAAAGTTTGCGGATTACGTCAGCAAAGCAACATTGAAGAGGTAGTTGCCCTGAAACCTAACTTTATCGGCTTTATTTTTTACGAAAAGTCGCCCCGTTTTGCTGGTGAAGAATTGAGTGAGGAATATATCAGGAGTATCCCGCAGAGCATCAAAAAAGTCGGTGTTTTTGTAAACGCGAGTCCCGGCCACATTTTGAATATGGTCAAAAAATATGACCTGCAATACGCTCAGCTGCATGGAAATGAGATGCCGGATATTTGTCGCAGCATCCGCCAAAAGGGTGTCAGCGTGATCAAAGCATTTTCGATCAATGAGCAATTCAATTTTGCAATGCTCAATAATTATAAATCCTTCTGCGACCTGTTCCTTTTTGATAGCGCAGGCGCAAATCCGGGCGGAAATGGGACTTCTTTCGACTGGAACCTTCTAAAAAAATACGATAATGAGAAACCATTCTTCCTTAGCGGCGGGATTGGAATGGACAATATTGAAGAGATCATCGAGCTATCAAAAACACTGCCGGTTTACGGTATTGATGTGAATAGCAAATTTGAAATAGAGCCTGGTATCAAGGACGTTGCAAAACTGGGCGAATTATTTAATCTCATCAGGATCAAAGAAAAAGAGGAAGCGGAAGCTTAA
- a CDS encoding tautomerase family protein: protein MSQVKIYGLRSFLFPIREKMSDVLHSCIMDAFQYPAGKRAHRFFHLEEGDFFYPEGRTNQYVIIEIALFEGRSIEAKKVLYQLIFSRFQNLLGIALDDVEITLTETPLYNWGIRGKPGDELSLDYKIVV from the coding sequence ATGTCACAGGTCAAGATTTACGGACTAAGATCCTTTCTTTTTCCGATCCGGGAAAAAATGAGTGACGTGTTGCATTCCTGCATTATGGATGCTTTTCAGTACCCCGCCGGCAAGCGGGCGCACCGGTTTTTTCACCTGGAAGAAGGCGATTTTTTCTATCCAGAAGGCAGGACAAATCAATATGTAATCATTGAAATCGCATTGTTTGAAGGCCGCTCCATTGAAGCTAAAAAGGTACTTTACCAATTGATATTTTCAAGATTTCAAAATCTTCTCGGAATAGCTCTTGACGATGTCGAGATTACACTTACAGAGACTCCTTTGTATAATTGGGGCATTCGCGGTAAACCCGGAGACGAACTCTCCCTGGATTATAAAATAGTTGTTTAA
- a CDS encoding ATP-dependent helicase — protein sequence MSKSEKHTISSSNEYLSTLNPPQREAVLHGNGPLMIIAGAGSGKTRVLTYRIAHLIENGVDPFRILSLTFTNKASGEMRQRIEGAVGMEARNIWMGTFHSVFAKILRIEARYLGYTSDFSIYDTDDSKSLLRSIIKEYNLDDKVYKANVVFNRISGAKNRLISADDYINNAIIQADDDAAKMKEIGRLYKTYATRCFQANAMDFDDLLFNTNVLFRDFPDVLYKYQHKFQHVMVDEFQDTNVSQYLITRKLSAVHRNICVVGDDAQSIYAFRGANIENILNFEKDFPDVQTIKLEQNYRSTSTIVDAANSVIARNKAQLEKKTFTQNEEGSLIDVIKANSDNEEGRLVATAIFEEKMQKALRNENFAILYRTNAQSRSFEEALRKLGIKYRIIGGQSFYQRKEIKDLLAYLRYTINQRDEEAFKRIINLPKRGIGDATVAKIAVTASENNMPIWDVVANIGKYASGRTISPIEQFATLIKSFKIQVEEGKDAYEIAAHIAKASGILRELYEDKTIEGLSRYENVQELLNGIKEFVDSETTEDKSLSAFLQSVSLLTNADEPDENEDHDRVTMMTIHSAKGLEFRNVFIVGLEEDLFPSQMMLESRQDLEEERRLFYVAITRAEKKLTFSYAESRYQWGRIKMCEPSRFLLEVDQRFLNVSKMVQTAIERDSGPPPITNFARNLRKPAAPVATSPAPAHTPSSDFVPSDTFDLAEGDKVEHLKFGFGQVTKMDVNGTDRKATVKFDLVGEKTLLLSFAKLRILK from the coding sequence ATGAGCAAATCAGAGAAACATACAATTTCCAGCAGTAACGAATATTTATCCACCCTTAATCCCCCTCAACGAGAGGCTGTTCTGCATGGAAACGGGCCTTTGATGATCATTGCAGGTGCAGGTTCGGGAAAAACAAGGGTACTTACCTATCGCATTGCGCACTTGATTGAAAACGGTGTGGATCCGTTCCGGATATTATCCCTCACTTTTACAAATAAGGCATCAGGTGAAATGCGTCAGCGTATTGAGGGAGCTGTGGGAATGGAGGCGCGGAATATTTGGATGGGGACTTTCCACTCGGTTTTTGCAAAGATACTACGGATTGAGGCGCGATACCTCGGATATACGAGCGACTTTTCCATCTATGATACCGATGATTCAAAGTCGTTATTAAGAAGTATTATCAAGGAATATAACCTGGATGATAAGGTATATAAAGCCAACGTGGTTTTTAACAGGATTTCAGGAGCGAAAAACAGACTAATCTCTGCGGATGATTACATCAACAATGCGATTATCCAGGCAGACGATGACGCAGCGAAGATGAAGGAAATTGGAAGGCTGTACAAAACATATGCGACCAGGTGCTTTCAGGCAAATGCAATGGATTTTGATGACTTGCTTTTCAATACCAATGTACTTTTCAGAGATTTTCCGGATGTATTATATAAGTACCAGCACAAGTTCCAGCATGTGATGGTGGATGAGTTTCAGGATACCAACGTTTCGCAGTATCTTATTACCAGAAAACTTTCGGCAGTTCACAGAAATATATGTGTGGTTGGCGACGATGCGCAGAGTATCTATGCATTCCGCGGGGCGAACATTGAAAATATCCTGAATTTTGAGAAGGATTTCCCTGATGTTCAGACCATTAAATTAGAGCAAAATTATCGCTCCACCAGCACGATTGTGGACGCTGCAAACTCGGTTATTGCCAGAAATAAGGCGCAGCTCGAAAAGAAAACTTTTACGCAAAATGAAGAAGGTTCTTTAATAGATGTTATCAAGGCCAATTCGGATAACGAAGAAGGCCGTCTGGTAGCCACAGCTATTTTTGAAGAGAAAATGCAAAAGGCGCTGCGAAACGAGAATTTCGCCATTTTGTATCGTACCAATGCCCAGTCCCGTTCATTTGAAGAAGCGCTCAGAAAGTTGGGTATCAAATACAGGATCATCGGCGGCCAGTCATTTTACCAAAGAAAAGAAATCAAGGACCTGCTTGCCTATTTAAGGTACACTATAAATCAACGCGACGAAGAAGCATTTAAACGGATCATTAACCTGCCCAAACGCGGTATTGGTGATGCAACCGTTGCCAAAATTGCAGTGACTGCTTCTGAAAACAATATGCCGATATGGGATGTGGTCGCCAATATCGGTAAATATGCCTCCGGACGCACAATTTCGCCTATCGAGCAATTTGCTACGCTGATCAAAAGCTTTAAAATCCAGGTTGAAGAAGGAAAAGATGCGTACGAAATTGCCGCGCACATTGCCAAGGCTTCCGGCATTCTGCGGGAATTGTATGAGGATAAAACGATTGAAGGGCTTTCTCGTTACGAAAACGTCCAGGAGCTGCTGAATGGTATCAAAGAGTTTGTTGACAGTGAAACTACGGAAGACAAATCGCTCAGCGCATTTTTGCAATCCGTGTCGCTGCTAACCAATGCCGACGAGCCGGATGAAAACGAGGACCACGACCGGGTCACGATGATGACTATTCACTCGGCCAAAGGACTGGAATTCAGGAATGTATTTATTGTGGGGTTAGAAGAAGACCTTTTCCCAAGCCAGATGATGCTTGAAAGTCGGCAGGACCTGGAAGAAGAGAGGCGTCTGTTTTATGTTGCTATTACCCGGGCTGAAAAGAAACTGACGTTTTCTTACGCAGAAAGCCGCTACCAGTGGGGGCGCATTAAAATGTGTGAACCGAGCAGGTTTTTACTGGAAGTCGACCAGCGTTTTCTGAATGTATCCAAAATGGTTCAGACTGCGATAGAAAGAGATTCCGGGCCGCCGCCAATTACCAACTTTGCGAGAAATCTTCGCAAACCGGCAGCTCCGGTGGCCACTTCTCCGGCCCCGGCCCACACCCCTTCGTCCGATTTTGTGCCGAGTGACACATTCGATCTTGCGGAAGGTGATAAAGTTGAACACCTGAAATTCGGTTTCGGCCAGGTTACAAAAATGGACGTGAATGGTACAGACCGAAAAGCGACCGTTAAATTTGATCTGGTAGGAGAGAAAACACTGCTGCTGAGTTTTGCGAAGTTAAGGATACTTAAATAA
- the trpA gene encoding tryptophan synthase subunit alpha — protein MNRITELFQQQQPESGGLLNVYFTAGFPELADTRRVLQALQDGGVDLVEIGMPYSDPVADGETIQKSNDRALENGMTVRTLFQQLENMRETITVPVLLMGYVNPVLQYGIEHFCRKCAEVGVDGLILPDMPMDVYLKEYKSIFDSYGLLNIFLITPQTSDARIRQIDEVSEGFIYTVSSASVTGSKTGVSADMETYFARLNALNLKNPRLIGFGIQDHATFSKASQQAAGAIIGSAFIRVLQETSDLEQDVKSFVRSVKNYPETVEI, from the coding sequence ATGAACCGGATTACAGAACTTTTTCAGCAGCAACAGCCGGAAAGTGGCGGACTGCTGAATGTGTACTTCACGGCGGGCTTCCCTGAACTGGCCGATACCAGGCGCGTTTTGCAGGCATTGCAGGATGGCGGCGTGGATCTGGTTGAGATAGGAATGCCCTATTCGGATCCGGTTGCTGACGGAGAAACGATCCAGAAAAGCAACGACCGGGCACTGGAAAACGGAATGACAGTGCGTACCCTTTTTCAGCAACTGGAAAATATGCGCGAAACAATTACTGTTCCTGTGTTATTGATGGGATATGTAAATCCGGTTTTGCAATATGGGATCGAGCATTTCTGCCGCAAATGTGCCGAAGTCGGTGTAGACGGGCTGATCCTGCCCGACATGCCGATGGACGTCTATTTGAAAGAATACAAATCCATATTTGATTCTTACGGGTTACTGAATATTTTCCTTATCACGCCGCAAACCTCAGATGCGCGTATCAGGCAGATTGACGAAGTGAGTGAGGGTTTTATCTATACCGTGTCCTCCGCGAGCGTCACGGGCTCAAAAACAGGGGTTAGTGCGGATATGGAAACGTATTTCGCGCGGCTGAATGCATTGAACCTGAAAAACCCACGGTTGATCGGTTTCGGTATCCAGGACCATGCCACTTTTTCAAAAGCATCGCAGCAAGCTGCCGGTGCTATTATCGGGAGCGCGTTTATCCGGGTTTTACAGGAAACTTCGGATTTGGAACAGGACGTTAAATCATTCGTTCGGTCAGTCAAGAATTATCCCGAGACCGTTGAAATTTAA